The proteins below come from a single Xenopus tropicalis strain Nigerian chromosome 9, UCB_Xtro_10.0, whole genome shotgun sequence genomic window:
- the hba-l4 gene encoding alpha globin larval-4 (The RefSeq protein has 1 substitution compared to this genomic sequence): MLLSDAEKAAVVSLWAKASGSVNALGAEALERLFLSYPQTKTYFSHFDLSSGSHDLQVHGGKVLGAIGEATKHLDNLDEALSKLSDLHAYNLRVDPGNFRLLSHTIQVTLAAHFQADFDATAQAAWDKYLAAISTVLTSKYR; the protein is encoded by the exons ATGCTTCTCTCTGATGCTGAAAAGGCTGCAGTTGTGTCTCTCTGGGCAAAAGCATCTGGCAGTGTGAATGCCCTTGGTGCTGAAGCTTTAGAAAG GCTGTTTCTGAGCTACCCTCAGACCAAGACATACTTCAGCCACTTCGACCTGAGTTCTGGATCTCATGATCTCCAAGTTCATGGAGGAAAGGTCCTTGGTGCCATTGGAGAGGCCACCAAACATCTGGACAACCTGGATAAAGCTCTGTCCAAGCTGAGTGACCTACATGCTTACAACCTGAGAGTAGATCCTGGAAACTTCAGG TTGCTGTCTCACACTATCCAAGTTACTCTGGCTGCCCACTTCCAGGCTGACTTTGATGCAACAGCCCAGGCTGCTTGGGACAAGTACCTCGCCGCCATCTCTACTGTTCTTACCTCCAAGTACAGATAA